From one Streptomyces mobaraensis genomic stretch:
- a CDS encoding urease accessory protein UreD: MTTAPIAGPRPPAAAVRAAARLVAAPDGRGSTALPVLAGEAPFALRRTGHRGPVAHVALVGAMSAPLGGDRLTLTATVEPGAALRFTTTAATLALPGRTGAPAAYDIRITVGDGATLHWLPEPLISAAGSDLRTTTRVELAPTARLVLREEQVLGRTGERPGRLTARLTVRRAGRPLLDQELAYGPGAPGWEGGAVLGGHRAVGQLLVVDPDFGDTPPAPALPPGEGAVAAAMPLAGPAVVVSAVASDALRLRALLRTAERALTDEGDAGRLRRHPA; encoded by the coding sequence ATGACCACCGCCCCGATCGCCGGGCCGCGGCCGCCGGCGGCCGCCGTCCGGGCCGCCGCCCGCCTCGTCGCGGCCCCGGACGGCCGCGGCAGCACGGCGCTCCCCGTCCTGGCCGGCGAGGCGCCGTTCGCGCTCCGCAGGACCGGACACCGCGGGCCGGTGGCGCACGTCGCGCTGGTCGGCGCGATGAGCGCGCCGCTCGGCGGCGACCGGCTGACGCTGACCGCGACCGTCGAGCCGGGCGCAGCGCTCCGCTTCACCACCACGGCCGCCACCCTCGCCCTGCCCGGCCGGACGGGCGCCCCGGCCGCGTACGACATCCGGATCACGGTCGGGGACGGTGCGACGCTGCACTGGCTGCCCGAGCCGCTGATCTCCGCCGCGGGCAGCGACCTGCGGACGACCACCCGCGTCGAACTCGCCCCCACGGCCCGGCTGGTGCTCCGGGAGGAGCAGGTCCTCGGCCGGACGGGGGAGCGGCCCGGGCGGCTCACCGCCCGGCTGACCGTCCGCCGCGCCGGCCGCCCGCTCCTCGACCAGGAGCTGGCCTACGGGCCGGGCGCGCCCGGCTGGGAAGGCGGCGCGGTGCTCGGCGGCCACCGGGCCGTGGGGCAGCTCCTCGTCGTCGATCCGGACTTCGGCGACACCCCGCCGGCACCGGCCCTGCCGCCGGGCGAAGGGGCCGTGGCCGCCGCCATGCCGCTCGCCGGCCCTGCCGTCGTGGTGAGCGCCGTGGCGTCGGACGCCCTCCGGTTGCGCGCGCTCCTGCGCACGGCGGAAAGGGCACTGACGGACGAGGGTGACGCGGGACGCCTCAGGAGGCATCCGGCATGA
- the ureG gene encoding urease accessory protein UreG, which translates to MHLDHSTTPYPHRHTHSATPALRANGQRRALRIGLGGPVGTGKTATVAALCRALRDELSIAVVTNDIYTREDAEFLLRNAVLPPERITAVETGACPHTAIRDDISANLEAIEDLEDTIEGPLDLVLVESGGDNLTATFSKGLVDAQIFVIDVAGGDDIPRKGGPGITGADLLVVNKTDLAPYVGVDLDGMARDAKAQRGDLPVAFTSLAAEGGVAPVRDWVRERLAAWRRA; encoded by the coding sequence ATGCACCTCGACCACTCCACCACCCCCTACCCCCACCGCCACACCCACTCAGCCACCCCAGCCCTCCGCGCGAACGGCCAGCGCCGAGCGCTCCGCATCGGCCTCGGCGGCCCCGTAGGCACCGGCAAAACGGCCACCGTGGCCGCCCTCTGCCGAGCCCTCCGCGACGAACTCTCGATCGCGGTCGTGACCAACGACATCTACACCCGCGAGGACGCCGAGTTCCTCCTCCGCAACGCCGTCCTGCCGCCGGAGCGCATCACGGCCGTGGAGACGGGCGCCTGCCCGCACACCGCGATCCGGGACGACATCTCGGCCAACCTCGAAGCCATCGAGGACCTTGAGGACACCATCGAAGGCCCCCTCGACCTCGTCCTGGTCGAGTCGGGCGGCGACAACCTCACCGCCACCTTCTCGAAGGGCCTCGTCGACGCCCAGATCTTCGTGATCGACGTGGCGGGCGGCGACGACATCCCGCGCAAGGGCGGCCCGGGCATCACCGGCGCGGACCTGCTCGTCGTCAACAAGACGGACCTCGCGCCGTACGTCGGCGTCGACTTGGACGGCATGGCGCGCGACGCCAAGGCCCAACGCGGGGACCTGCCGGTGGCGTTCACGTCGCTCGCCGCCGAGGGCGGCGTCGCGCCGGTACGGGACTGGGTGCGCGAGCGGCTCGCCGCGTGGCGCCGGGCATGA
- a CDS encoding urease accessory protein UreF, whose amino-acid sequence MTGVDTTALGPLLVLADGRFPAGGHAHSGGAEAAVAAGRIRDAADLEEFCRGRLHTAGLTAAALAAAAAAGADPLLLDEAADARTPSPALRATARRLGRQLMRAARAAWPSPALDTLAAARPRGAHQPVVLGLTARAAGLGAGAAAYAAGYEAIGGPATAVVRLLGLDPFDATGVLARLAPELDAVAGRAAALGVRVLAEGADVLPAASAPLLDVMAEVHAGWPVRLFAS is encoded by the coding sequence ATGACGGGCGTCGACACCACCGCTCTCGGCCCGCTGCTCGTCCTCGCCGACGGGCGGTTCCCCGCCGGCGGCCACGCGCACTCCGGCGGCGCGGAGGCGGCCGTCGCCGCGGGCCGCATCCGGGACGCGGCCGACCTGGAGGAGTTCTGCCGCGGCCGGCTGCACACCGCCGGGCTGACCGCCGCCGCGCTCGCCGCGGCGGCCGCCGCCGGCGCGGACCCGCTCCTCCTCGACGAGGCCGCCGACGCGCGGACACCGTCCCCGGCCCTGCGCGCCACCGCCCGCCGCCTCGGCCGCCAGTTGATGCGCGCCGCGCGGGCGGCCTGGCCCTCACCCGCCCTCGACACCCTCGCCGCGGCCCGGCCGCGCGGCGCCCACCAGCCCGTCGTCCTCGGCCTCACCGCCCGCGCGGCGGGGCTGGGGGCGGGGGCCGCCGCGTACGCGGCCGGGTACGAGGCGATCGGCGGGCCCGCCACGGCTGTCGTACGGCTCCTCGGTCTCGATCCGTTCGACGCTACGGGGGTGCTGGCGCGGCTGGCGCCGGAGCTGGACGCGGTGGCGGGGCGGGCCGCGGCTCTGGGGGTGCGTGTTCTCGCGGAGGGGGCGGACGTGCTGCCGGCTGCGTCGGCGCCGCTGCTGGATGTGATGGCGGAGGTGCATGCGGGGTGGCCGGTGCGGCTGTTCGCTTCGTAG